Below is a window of Lacibacter sp. H407 DNA.
AAATGAGATATAAAATATTTCCAAACTGGAATGCCTGGATGGTAAATAACAAACCATGATGAAAAAGTGTAAGCACTGATACATAAGTGATGTATTGTGTAAACCCCAAACTTGCTACCGAAGGCTCACGGTAATTAAATTCAACTCCTTGCTGTGGCATTAATAAGTTAATGAGAAAGGGACGCAGGTAACCGATCAATACACAGGCGGCTGCATGAAGCCCCGGCGTTTTTGTAAAGAAGTCAAGACAAATACCAGTAATAAAAGATACGATCAATAATCCACTGCGGCTAAGACTGAACGGCAGCCACAAAATAAACAGGAAATAAATATAAGGAGTGATGTATTGATGCAACGGCGGCACCTGATTGAGTACAAACACCTGCAACAGGATGAATAAAATCAAACGGATAATATTTCGTAAGAGCGTACTCATTTCTTCTTTTTCAAACGGTTTTCAAGTTCCAGTTGTTCATTGCGTTGCAGGTTGGATATCACAAATACATTTTGCAAACGACTGAAATCGTTGGAAGGACGTATCTGCAACAAATAGTTATTACTGCTTTGTTCCGGAATTACTTTTATAATTACGCCAATCATCACACCCGGAGGAAAATCAGAATACTGACTGGTGATAACAGTATCGCCTACTGCCGGTTTTACACTTTTTGGAATATCCCTCAACTGCACCTGCCGGGGGTTTTTGCCATCCCATTCAATACGTCCGCTTTCGCCTGTTTTCTTTAACCGTGCACTGATGCGGCTTTGCTTGTTGAGCATACTCATTACAGTGGCAAAATTATCAGTAGCATCCAATACAACACCCGCTACACCATTGGGTGAAATAACTACCATGCCCGGCTGTACGCCTTGCTTAGTTCCACGATGAATAGTGAAATAGTTATTGGGCTGCGAAACAGAGTTATTTACAACCTCTGCATCCATATACAGGTACTTGCGTTTGTTACCAAGCGTATCAATGGGAATAGAATCAGTGATGATTCGTTGTGAAGTATCGGGGCTTTGAAAATTTTCGGCCAGCTTATTTTGTACTTCGGTTAACCGGCGACGTAATGCTTCATTCTCCTTTTTCAAACTAAAGTAACCGCTTACTTTACTGTACTGGGCTTCAATACTGCCTGTAATTTCACCGGCTGTATCCATATAAGCCGCCTGATGAAATTTGTTGTAGCGGAACAAAAGCATCAGACTGATGACTTCGAGCACCAGGAAAAAAAGTAAGACTGAGAATCGTCTGATAAAAGCAAAAAGATTCCGCACGAAAGGTGGGTTTTATTGGTTCCACCGTTTGTGGATGCTATCATCAGTTGCGCATCACAAACGGGTAGCGATTGTAGTTTTTCAATGCAATACCTGTACCTCTTACCACACTCTTTAGCGGATCATCTGCAATATGAACCGGCAGTTTGATCTTTTGATTCAAACGCTTATCCAGTCCACGTAACAAGGCACCACCACCTGTAATATAGATACCTCTGCGGTAGATATCGGCCGCCAGTTCGGGAGGCGTCATTTCCAAAGCTTTGAGGATGGCTTCTTCTATTTTGAAAATACTTTTATCGAGTGCTTCTGCAATTTCCTGGTAACTCACCATGATCTGTTTGGGAATACCCGTTACAAGATCACGACCGTTTACCGGAATATCATCGGGTGGATTGTCCAGTTCCTTCATGGCAGCACCGATCTGAATTTTGATCTGCTCGGCCGTACGTTCACCAATCAATAAACTGTGGTAGCGGCGAAGTGCTTCCATAATATCAGCTGTAAATTCATCGCCGGCAATACGGATACTCTGATCGCACACGATACCTGCCAACGCAATAACGGTAATACCGGTAGTACCACCACCAATATCAACGATCATATTACCAACCGGTTCTTCTACATCAATGCCAATACCAAGAGCTGCTGCCATTGGTTCATGCAACAGATATACTTCCTGTGCACCGGCCTGCTCGGCACTGTCACGTACCGCTCTTTTTTCTACCTCGGTAATACTGCTTGGTATGCAGATCATCATCCGCCACTTGGGGGCAAACAATGGTTTTTTGGTCAATACTAATTTGATGAGTTCACGGATCATCAGTTCCGCTGCATTGAAATCGGCAATTACACCATCTTTCAACGGACGAACTGTGCGTATACTTTCGTGGGTTTTTTCGTGCATCATCAATGCCTTTTTTCCCACTGCTAAAACGTTCTTTGGATTATTGCGATCAAGTGCTACGATAGACGGTTCATTTACAACAATTTCATCGTTGTGTATAATGAGGGTATTGGCGGTACCCAGGTCCATAGCTATTTCCTGAATAAAAAAGTTGAAGAGTCCCATATTGGTTACTGGAAATTGATTGTTCCGATGCTTGCAAATTTGAGTGAAAAATTTGGAATAACAACGCTAAAACCGTGCCCGTAAGTGTTTTTTCAACAAATTTTTCAAAACATCATCCAACACTTTACCACCTGACTTTTCATTGATGGCAGTAAACAGGAAAAGAAGAGTCGCTCAACTTCGTTTATACGTTTCAGTTAGTATTCAAAAATTCATACCCAATATCGCTGCGGTAATACATTTTTTTGAAGCGGATACTCGACAGTATATTTTTTGATTGTGCCACACAATCAGCTACCTCGTTTCCCATTGATGTTACAGCAAGCACACGTCCGCCGCTGGTTACAATTGTATCTCCTTCAGCAGCTGTGCCGGCATGAAAGATCATGGAACCTTCGACTGTTTGGTCGAGCCCTTCAATTTCATATCCCTTAATATAATCGCCGGGATAGCCACCGCTTACTGCCATCATGGTAACGGCAAAGCGTGGATCCTGTTCTATTTTGACAGTATCAATGGTTCCGTTTGCCGTAGCTGTGAGCAATTCTACCAGGTCGTTTTTAAGCCGCGGAATCACCACTTCTGTTTCCGGATCGCCCATGCGACAGTTGTATTCGATCACATACGGTTCGTTGTTCACCTTGATCAATCCAATGAATACGAAGCCTTTATACACCAAGTTCTCTCTACGAAATCCATTGATGGTTGGCTCTACCACACGATCGATCACTTTTTTCATAAACACATCATCGGCAAACGGAACCGGGCTTACTGCACCCATTCCTCCCGTATTCAAACCGGTATCGCCTTCGCCAATGCGTTTGTAGTCTTTTGCTTCGGGTAAGAGGCAATAATTTTTGCCATCGGTGAGCACAAACACGCTCATTTCAATTCCATTCAAAAACTCTTCGATCACCACACGTTTACCGGCGTCGCCAAATTTGTGTTGATGGATCATCATATCAAATTCAGCCACGGCTTCCAGATGATTATTACAAATGATCACTCCTTTTCCTGCGGCCAATCCATCAGCTTTCAGCACAACCGGCAATGCATGATTCATGAGATATTCTCTTCCTTCATCGAAGTTGACATCGGTAAACTCACGATAAGAAGCGGTTGGAATATTGTGACGCTCCATGAATGCCTTTGCAAATGCCTTGCTTCCTTCTAACTGTGCGGCGTATTTGGATGGGCCTATTACTCCCAGCCAGCCATCAGTAAATGGATTGGTTTGATGTGCGGTTTCAAAATAATCGTACACACCTTTTACCAGCGGATCTTCGGGCCCAACAATTACAAGGTGAATATTTTTGCTGCGACAGAATTCTTCCATTGCAGCAAAATCATCATCGACACGTAATTGCACGTTGATGCCACATTGAGATGTACCAGCATTA
It encodes the following:
- a CDS encoding rod shape-determining protein MreD, producing the protein MSTLLRNIIRLILFILLQVFVLNQVPPLHQYITPYIYFLFILWLPFSLSRSGLLIVSFITGICLDFFTKTPGLHAAACVLIGYLRPFLINLLMPQQGVEFNYREPSVASLGFTQYITYVSVLTLFHHGLLFTIQAFQFGNILYLILKTLGSTVISLLLVTIIEIIFIRKQKFLTNT
- the mreC gene encoding rod shape-determining protein MreC — translated: MRNLFAFIRRFSVLLFFLVLEVISLMLLFRYNKFHQAAYMDTAGEITGSIEAQYSKVSGYFSLKKENEALRRRLTEVQNKLAENFQSPDTSQRIITDSIPIDTLGNKRKYLYMDAEVVNNSVSQPNNYFTIHRGTKQGVQPGMVVISPNGVAGVVLDATDNFATVMSMLNKQSRISARLKKTGESGRIEWDGKNPRQVQLRDIPKSVKPAVGDTVITSQYSDFPPGVMIGVIIKVIPEQSSNNYLLQIRPSNDFSRLQNVFVISNLQRNEQLELENRLKKKK
- a CDS encoding rod shape-determining protein, which translates into the protein MGLFNFFIQEIAMDLGTANTLIIHNDEIVVNEPSIVALDRNNPKNVLAVGKKALMMHEKTHESIRTVRPLKDGVIADFNAAELMIRELIKLVLTKKPLFAPKWRMMICIPSSITEVEKRAVRDSAEQAGAQEVYLLHEPMAAALGIGIDVEEPVGNMIVDIGGGTTGITVIALAGIVCDQSIRIAGDEFTADIMEALRRYHSLLIGERTAEQIKIQIGAAMKELDNPPDDIPVNGRDLVTGIPKQIMVSYQEIAEALDKSIFKIEEAILKALEMTPPELAADIYRRGIYITGGGALLRGLDKRLNQKIKLPVHIADDPLKSVVRGTGIALKNYNRYPFVMRN
- the purD gene encoding phosphoribosylamine--glycine ligase, with protein sequence MNILLLGSGGREHALSWKLTQSPLCDQLYIAPGNAGTSQCGINVQLRVDDDFAAMEEFCRSKNIHLVIVGPEDPLVKGVYDYFETAHQTNPFTDGWLGVIGPSKYAAQLEGSKAFAKAFMERHNIPTASYREFTDVNFDEGREYLMNHALPVVLKADGLAAGKGVIICNNHLEAVAEFDMMIHQHKFGDAGKRVVIEEFLNGIEMSVFVLTDGKNYCLLPEAKDYKRIGEGDTGLNTGGMGAVSPVPFADDVFMKKVIDRVVEPTINGFRRENLVYKGFVFIGLIKVNNEPYVIEYNCRMGDPETEVVIPRLKNDLVELLTATANGTIDTVKIEQDPRFAVTMMAVSGGYPGDYIKGYEIEGLDQTVEGSMIFHAGTAAEGDTIVTSGGRVLAVTSMGNEVADCVAQSKNILSSIRFKKMYYRSDIGYEFLNTN